The nucleotide window TTCTTTTTGGACAGTTTTCGACTTGCAGGGAATAATAAGAACACAAAGGTTAACGCAAACCCTAAGTGAACAGTACGCTGAATTTGTGCCGGAAATTGTCCATAAATAGCCGTATACAATTGAAATAATGCAAATGCTAATAACCCAAAATAAACGACGTATTTCATTATGCTCTGCGGACTACGTTGATTCGATTCAATATCAAATTTTTCAAGTAGCTTTTGCTGTTCTTCTACCGAAAGACTTTCATGTAACTCTTCAGAGCTTGTTGCTCCCATTTTTTCACTCATATAATTGGACTCCTTTCATTTTTTGGTAGAATGATAGATTTTGAACTTGCACGACATAGGATTTCCCACGTGTTAGCTGCTCCTTTAACGAAATGATTTCACCTTTATAAAATACATTCAGCTTATAATCAACATCACCAATATGTAGCGTAAATTCCTTAATTTTTGCATCCTCATAACGTAATGTATAGACGCCATTTTCATATTGTAAAGTCTGCCCTTGTTCAGCATAGCTTGGCATTCCAATCGCTACATCTGAATATTCCATCGATAACAATTGCAATTCATTAGTAGATAAAACCTTGTAGCTTTCAATAACATCTGTTAAATGGATTGAATGCGTAAAAATAAGTTGAAACTCATCTTCACCCTTTAACGGAACAAAATAACGGGATGGTTGCTCGGTTCGTGTTTCAGTAAATGTTATACTTTGTTGAAAAGGCGTAAAGTATAATACAATACCCACTAATATAGGAAAAAAAAAACAACCTTTTTTCATTACATCACCTAATTTGAAAGATCCAATAATCCTTTCTATCAAAAAAGACCTCTGAAGCGAATTGCAACAGAGGCCCTTGCTTTAGTTACTACTTCACTTCATCAAAGTATCGTTGTGCACCTGGGTGTACCTCAATACCGATTCCGT belongs to Solibacillus sp. FSL R7-0682 and includes:
- a CDS encoding DUF1850 domain-containing protein: MIERIIGSFKLGDVMKKGCFFFPILVGIVLYFTPFQQSITFTETRTEQPSRYFVPLKGEDEFQLIFTHSIHLTDVIESYKVLSTNELQLLSMEYSDVAIGMPSYAEQGQTLQYENGVYTLRYEDAKIKEFTLHIGDVDYKLNVFYKGEIISLKEQLTRGKSYVVQVQNLSFYQKMKGVQLYE